The Roseiconus lacunae genome has a segment encoding these proteins:
- a CDS encoding rhomboid family intramembrane serine protease: protein MVFPIHDDNSDRTIFPWLNIAFIAVNIAVFVLLQGMGQNNDFTFAYSVVPAEIVSGQDYQTDDELIEFSTPQGRSQAVKPGLKPTPVPVYLTLITAMFMHGSIAHLLGNMWFLWIFGDNLENAMGRVRYFVFYLLTGIIASLVHVALNSQGASSLTASLGASGAISAVMGAYVLLHPNRRVTVILLRIITDVPAYVAVGVWFAFQLVSGLGIFGGRDGGVAYGAHIGGFIAGVILAKPFVAGRPNSLDRSWQRSKRQSDSSDRII from the coding sequence ATGGTTTTTCCAATTCACGACGACAATTCGGATCGCACGATCTTTCCTTGGCTGAATATTGCCTTCATTGCAGTCAACATCGCCGTTTTCGTACTCCTGCAAGGGATGGGCCAAAATAATGACTTTACCTTCGCCTATTCGGTCGTTCCCGCAGAAATTGTCAGTGGTCAGGACTATCAAACCGATGACGAACTGATTGAATTTTCGACACCCCAGGGGCGTTCGCAGGCCGTCAAACCCGGATTAAAACCAACCCCGGTCCCCGTCTATCTGACATTGATCACCGCCATGTTCATGCATGGATCGATTGCACACTTGCTCGGCAATATGTGGTTCCTTTGGATTTTTGGTGACAACTTGGAAAACGCGATGGGACGAGTCCGGTACTTCGTGTTCTATTTATTGACAGGTATCATCGCCTCACTCGTCCATGTGGCGCTGAATTCGCAGGGGGCTTCGTCGTTGACTGCCAGTTTGGGCGCGTCGGGAGCCATTTCCGCGGTCATGGGAGCGTACGTGTTATTGCATCCCAATCGTCGAGTCACGGTGATTTTGCTGAGAATCATCACCGACGTCCCGGCCTATGTTGCCGTCGGTGTTTGGTTTGCCTTCCAGCTCGTAAGCGGGCTTGGAATTTTCGGCGGTCGCGATGGAGGCGTTGCCTATGGTGCCCACATCGGTGGCTTCATTGCAGGCGTTATCTTGGCGAAACCGTTTGTCGCTGGCAGGCCAAACAGCCTCGACCGATCTTGGCAAAGATCGAAGCGTCAAAGTGATTCCAGTGATCGAATCATTTGA
- a CDS encoding metallophosphoesterase, translated as MNATPHDGSYFVSDLHLFSRRSTGDLMLAELQRRANEGHTIVLGGDIFDFKWSSDPCPDRTLNRAEEWLQTLIEQNEHCEFHYVLGNHDSHPLFVERLRRLTENHSGFQWHRYFARLDHCLFLHGDVADGSLDHARLDARRERMEKKKRRHPMLHYAYDLAIHARLHRLAILSIREIVVLNRIRQYAQQIGHGPDEGITDVYFGHTHFDLDGVDYQGLTFHNGGAAIKGLRFRIVPTSLSSPAKRRA; from the coding sequence ATGAACGCCACACCGCACGACGGCAGCTACTTCGTTTCCGATCTCCATTTGTTTTCTAGAAGATCGACCGGTGATCTGATGCTCGCCGAGTTGCAACGCAGAGCCAACGAGGGGCACACGATCGTGCTCGGTGGAGATATCTTTGACTTTAAATGGAGTTCGGACCCTTGCCCCGATCGCACGTTGAACCGTGCCGAGGAGTGGCTTCAAACATTGATCGAACAGAACGAGCACTGTGAATTCCACTACGTTCTCGGCAACCATGATTCACATCCATTGTTTGTCGAGCGTTTAAGGCGACTCACCGAAAACCACTCTGGATTCCAATGGCACCGTTATTTCGCACGGCTCGATCACTGTCTGTTCCTGCACGGTGACGTTGCCGATGGTTCACTCGATCACGCCCGCCTGGATGCCCGTCGCGAGCGTATGGAAAAGAAAAAACGGCGTCACCCCATGCTCCATTATGCGTATGACCTCGCCATTCATGCGCGGCTGCACCGGTTGGCGATCTTGTCGATCCGCGAAATTGTGGTGCTAAATCGTATCCGTCAATACGCTCAACAAATTGGTCACGGGCCGGACGAGGGAATTACGGACGTTTACTTTGGACACACTCATTTTGATCTCGATGGCGTCGACTACCAAGGACTGACCTTTCACAACGGGGGTGCCGCGATCAAAGGGTTGAGATTTCGGATTGTCCCGACATCGTTGTCATCGCCGGCAAAGCGACGAGCCTAA
- a CDS encoding HlyD family secretion protein, giving the protein MISEDQFTATIDLTRSPQDRLIALQTSVGDSKSRSAILKTASGTIVPIRFSADDCTESTIAAKLVDLPAKSHAMLTALISDLPSVPVPQPDRVNPDHGEEQIEDANSMGKPEPTVESAITQQSIEEDERREAKADGQRVDVTPNADVTPNASADDSSGETNPSVQANEQDPETQPQVRDEPVPVAEDETASSTQPLPFVVLSDNVSMLAESTLIVTEPVVATSFDVMSASAEVSVSVMAPQAPVPLSQSPTEEPTEDAGPAFAPSSTLENAEHAHANTETPSDADPAEAAAVEDTEETARAIEETNAPAITNRSHDRSEPDEVLAESDGRSEDDFEASVIAAEDTSTTEAANETAEVSPAVPVITAPDHRRPFRLALLGRLFAASTLIAIGWSVMHFAMSRQSQTAAQSPRLLFPRLVPVLTDQDGQVQTVSVAVGQSIKIGDPLVVFSRPVDRRIVNELDQQILTVREFIATQRERSEEIRQNQLLAKRRLESEVQASREAARLAAERVVALEHRITRMVPQIKQRLVEREAAERLYRDIEMADSELATRRGQLERAKLALHDFGDTVVSTDPNVVSLAYLESSINESQLYLTSLLDKRDAMLRAKSTWKFQAPIAGKVQSIDVAVDQAVGKGSRVLTLRCDEPDVAKR; this is encoded by the coding sequence TTGATCAGTGAAGATCAATTCACCGCCACGATCGATTTAACCCGATCGCCACAAGATCGACTGATCGCTTTGCAGACTTCTGTAGGGGATTCTAAGAGTCGGTCGGCAATTCTCAAGACTGCTTCTGGGACGATCGTTCCAATACGATTTTCGGCAGACGACTGTACCGAATCGACTATCGCGGCAAAGCTGGTCGATTTGCCGGCCAAGAGTCATGCGATGCTCACCGCGTTGATCTCGGACTTGCCGTCGGTTCCTGTTCCGCAACCGGATCGAGTGAATCCTGACCACGGTGAGGAACAAATTGAAGACGCCAATTCCATGGGCAAGCCTGAGCCGACGGTGGAATCGGCAATCACGCAGCAAAGCATCGAAGAAGACGAACGTCGCGAAGCAAAAGCAGACGGGCAACGAGTCGATGTAACGCCGAATGCAGATGTGACGCCGAATGCAAGCGCCGACGACTCATCGGGCGAAACGAATCCGTCGGTTCAAGCCAACGAACAAGATCCAGAAACACAGCCACAGGTGCGCGACGAACCGGTTCCGGTGGCGGAGGACGAAACGGCGTCGTCAACCCAACCTCTACCGTTCGTTGTGCTCTCTGATAATGTTTCGATGTTGGCGGAGTCGACGTTGATAGTGACAGAGCCGGTGGTTGCGACCTCCTTCGATGTGATGTCTGCGTCTGCCGAAGTCTCCGTTTCGGTGATGGCACCCCAGGCACCGGTTCCATTGTCGCAAAGCCCCACGGAGGAACCCACGGAGGACGCCGGGCCGGCGTTTGCCCCCTCATCCACGTTAGAGAACGCCGAACACGCTCACGCGAACACCGAGACCCCCAGCGACGCAGACCCTGCCGAAGCCGCGGCCGTCGAAGATACAGAAGAAACCGCCAGAGCAATCGAAGAAACGAACGCCCCAGCGATAACGAACAGATCCCATGACCGGTCCGAGCCGGATGAGGTTCTCGCCGAAAGTGATGGCCGATCGGAGGACGACTTCGAGGCTTCGGTCATCGCGGCTGAAGATACGTCGACAACCGAAGCCGCGAACGAGACTGCTGAAGTATCACCTGCTGTGCCGGTCATCACCGCGCCGGATCATCGACGGCCGTTTCGACTTGCTCTTTTGGGCCGTTTGTTCGCCGCGTCCACCCTGATCGCGATCGGCTGGTCCGTCATGCATTTCGCGATGTCACGCCAATCACAGACCGCCGCTCAATCACCGCGTCTCCTTTTCCCACGTCTGGTGCCGGTGTTGACGGACCAGGATGGCCAGGTTCAAACGGTATCGGTCGCGGTCGGTCAGTCGATAAAGATCGGTGATCCATTGGTCGTCTTTTCACGGCCCGTGGATCGAAGAATCGTCAATGAACTTGATCAACAAATCTTGACCGTCCGGGAGTTCATTGCAACTCAGCGAGAACGATCCGAAGAGATTCGCCAGAACCAACTTCTCGCCAAACGGCGTCTAGAAAGCGAGGTCCAAGCATCGAGGGAAGCGGCCCGATTGGCCGCAGAACGTGTCGTGGCTCTGGAGCATCGGATTACCCGCATGGTTCCGCAGATCAAACAACGCCTTGTCGAACGTGAAGCCGCCGAGAGACTTTATCGAGATATTGAAATGGCTGACTCGGAACTTGCTACTCGCCGCGGGCAACTCGAGCGTGCCAAGCTTGCTTTGCATGACTTCGGAGATACTGTGGTGTCCACGGATCCCAATGTCGTCTCACTCGCATACTTGGAAAGCTCGATCAACGAAAGTCAGCTCTACCTGACAAGCTTGCTCGATAAACGTGACGCGATGTTGCGAGCCAAGTCAACGTGGAAATTTCAGGCGCCCATTGCGGGGAAGGTGCAGAGCATCGACGTGGCTGTCGATCAGGCTGTCGGCAAAGGTAGCCGAGTGCTGACGTTGCGATGTGATGAACCGGATGTCGCGAAACGGTAA
- a CDS encoding alpha/beta hydrolase, translating into MKCFLTLSIFALLVELSSATALAQDNVATQQSDQIDAAKQVKMPLWDGMPPGSKFQGQGDVPELTCTFVEADQPTAAIVILPGGGYGGHAIGHEGYEIAEWFKDRGVSSAICTYRLRGKGNNGEGYGHPIPLRDAQRAIQTVRANASKWNIDPERIGVIGFSAGGHLCATVSTRYFDVDADSDDPIDRVSSRPDFSILCYPVIAFGKPHTHQGSQRNLLGADAEESLIADTSGEAHVTEQTPPTFLFHTQADTVVPPRNALDYYNALIDHNVPAEMHVFPEGRHGLGLAVGKPGASEWPSLCDQWLRRLGVITSTAR; encoded by the coding sequence ATGAAATGTTTTTTGACCCTCAGCATCTTTGCGCTCCTTGTTGAACTTTCGTCGGCAACGGCGCTTGCCCAAGATAACGTTGCGACGCAACAATCCGATCAAATCGACGCGGCCAAACAAGTGAAGATGCCGCTGTGGGACGGTATGCCTCCTGGATCAAAATTCCAAGGTCAAGGCGACGTTCCGGAATTGACCTGCACGTTTGTCGAAGCGGATCAACCGACGGCGGCGATCGTGATTCTGCCCGGCGGAGGATACGGCGGTCATGCCATCGGGCACGAGGGTTACGAGATCGCTGAATGGTTTAAAGACCGCGGTGTAAGCTCCGCCATTTGCACGTACCGATTGCGTGGGAAAGGGAACAACGGAGAAGGCTACGGACACCCCATTCCGCTTCGCGATGCTCAACGAGCGATCCAGACGGTTCGCGCGAACGCTTCGAAGTGGAACATCGATCCCGAACGGATCGGCGTGATCGGTTTTTCCGCCGGTGGTCACTTGTGTGCGACCGTCTCGACACGTTACTTCGACGTCGACGCGGATTCGGATGATCCGATCGATCGCGTTTCTTCACGTCCCGATTTCAGTATCCTTTGCTATCCCGTGATTGCATTCGGAAAGCCACACACGCATCAGGGAAGCCAGCGCAACCTGCTCGGTGCCGATGCGGAAGAATCCCTCATCGCGGACACGTCAGGTGAAGCCCACGTGACTGAGCAAACACCGCCGACGTTTTTGTTTCACACTCAAGCGGACACCGTCGTTCCGCCTCGCAATGCACTCGACTACTACAACGCGTTGATCGATCATAACGTACCAGCGGAAATGCACGTGTTTCCCGAAGGGCGTCATGGCTTGGGGCTGGCGGTCGGAAAACCGGGGGCATCGGAGTGGCCAAGTCTCTGTGACCAATGGCTCCGTCGGTTGGGCGTCATTACCTCGACGGCTCGCTAA
- the cyaB gene encoding class IV adenylate cyclase — protein sequence MLEVETKFRIDDPEVVKQRLVRLGASGGPTESHADTYLRHPCRDFVQTKEALRVRRVNGIASVTYKGPKLDVAAIGLKARKEIEWCLAPGDADGMQMQTLFESLGFEPVATVRKQRQTFRFEEPSPRSSFTVTVDRVDQVGTYAEIELLIDDGDSDGLAEAGEQIQRLAGELGFVHAEMRSYLSLLLQDS from the coding sequence ATGCTTGAAGTAGAGACTAAGTTCCGAATTGACGATCCCGAAGTGGTGAAGCAGCGATTGGTTCGGTTAGGCGCATCGGGCGGACCGACCGAATCCCATGCGGACACGTATTTGCGTCACCCGTGTCGGGATTTCGTACAGACCAAAGAAGCACTGCGAGTGCGACGAGTCAACGGGATAGCATCGGTGACTTACAAGGGGCCTAAGCTTGATGTCGCCGCGATCGGACTGAAAGCGAGAAAGGAAATCGAATGGTGCTTGGCCCCCGGTGATGCTGACGGAATGCAGATGCAAACGCTGTTCGAATCGCTAGGGTTTGAACCGGTTGCGACGGTTCGAAAACAACGTCAAACATTCCGCTTCGAAGAACCATCGCCGCGATCATCCTTCACGGTGACGGTCGATCGAGTGGATCAAGTTGGTACCTATGCGGAGATCGAGCTTTTGATCGATGACGGCGATTCGGATGGACTCGCCGAAGCGGGCGAACAAATTCAACGGCTCGCCGGCGAACTGGGATTTGTGCATGCCGAAATGCGAAGCTATCTCTCATTGCTACTGCAGGATTCTTAA
- a CDS encoding HEAT repeat domain-containing protein, whose product MDDRDLDRMPNPFSPFADEGRRSRATFVSTLKWLVIAVVMFGVVSYGQRRLRKLQLDDLKQFLDDGGQAASTDPLQKIETLESDSDKAELLVKAMCSDDTALSTLASERLFELNVGWTTVPTDIQVRQRSELARHLTEALSSRENMPVHVQKHARTIAQAVFEDLIESPEGLNDELLKSRKSAIEAIAMVLDHDMRPSEVVRTVRESHPQSSMISQTDSSWTDWPPTSSTTPTIYRKQVASLDHAASSDVVLRQASGNDVAASRHHASQPRLVRPTVATSPNDNENDTQSSQREQDVRGDQIRQCYEELANPSRLVRLAAVVKLSKIDDPRVCDCLRAHLRDREERDVKVAHLIRNILDERVGK is encoded by the coding sequence ATGGATGATCGCGACTTGGATCGGATGCCCAATCCATTTTCTCCGTTTGCCGATGAAGGCCGGCGTTCGCGTGCGACGTTCGTTTCGACCTTAAAATGGTTGGTGATCGCGGTCGTGATGTTTGGCGTCGTCAGTTACGGCCAGCGGCGGCTGCGAAAATTGCAGCTCGATGACTTGAAACAATTCCTCGATGACGGCGGCCAAGCTGCATCGACCGATCCATTACAAAAAATCGAAACGCTGGAAAGCGATTCTGACAAAGCGGAATTGCTGGTCAAGGCAATGTGTAGCGATGACACCGCACTATCGACCTTGGCATCCGAACGGCTGTTCGAATTGAACGTCGGCTGGACGACGGTACCGACGGACATACAAGTGCGGCAAAGAAGCGAACTTGCGCGACACTTGACCGAGGCGCTAAGTAGTCGCGAGAACATGCCGGTACACGTTCAGAAACACGCTCGGACGATTGCCCAGGCAGTCTTTGAGGACTTGATTGAGTCACCAGAGGGATTGAACGACGAACTTCTGAAGTCACGGAAATCGGCGATCGAAGCGATCGCGATGGTGCTTGACCATGACATGCGTCCGTCCGAAGTGGTGCGGACGGTCCGCGAATCGCATCCACAATCATCGATGATCAGTCAAACCGATTCGAGTTGGACCGATTGGCCGCCGACTTCGTCGACCACACCCACGATTTATCGAAAGCAAGTCGCGTCACTCGACCATGCCGCTTCATCGGACGTTGTACTCCGACAAGCGTCTGGGAATGATGTGGCTGCGTCGCGACACCACGCTAGTCAACCGCGACTGGTTCGACCGACCGTTGCGACATCGCCAAACGACAATGAGAACGACACGCAATCAAGTCAAAGAGAACAAGACGTTCGCGGCGATCAGATTCGCCAATGCTACGAAGAACTGGCAAATCCGAGTCGCCTGGTTCGCTTGGCTGCCGTCGTGAAGCTTTCAAAGATTGATGACCCCCGAGTCTGCGACTGTCTGCGTGCCCATCTACGCGATCGGGAAGAGCGTGATGTGAAGGTAGCCCATCTGATCCGCAACATTCTTGACGAAAGAGTTGGGAAGTAA
- a CDS encoding nickel-dependent lactate racemase family protein — MNGNSDTKCLGLDARRLRFAIGVDITAPVGFPIATSVTFHLSSLTAKDSMLHFSVQEAQLSSSEIWESKRPLGDAPAIATESEIAGRTKAALASPLDFPALSDAVVPGDRVALAVDPNVPSIDKVVAGVLSAIRNTEAGEIDVVLWDEANSQTIDSIKAAAPGCQVVIHQCDSRAELSYLAADAAADPIYLNRHLVEADLVLPIIAVRSGDQSESDVTGIFPMLTDSATRHRAIKQCIDGEPARQMQTGNRIDKEIPWVLGVQLVCAVRVNDEGQFHDVIAGTIESIERQVAQVAPPTQADLVIASLDGNPQQQTWDNVLRALRTATRIADSDATIVLWTELSTAPDGLLLAIDQDSFDEESAQAESDEAAGLDQDGLPTWNRFGAYARLIRPLLQNHRVLLYSRLDSEDVERMGLGVIDSVSQLATLSRGFSSCGIVRSAGYTV, encoded by the coding sequence ATGAACGGAAATAGTGATACCAAATGTTTGGGATTGGACGCGAGGCGGTTGCGTTTTGCGATCGGAGTCGACATAACCGCGCCCGTAGGATTTCCAATCGCCACGTCCGTCACGTTTCATCTCTCCTCGCTGACCGCCAAGGATTCAATGCTGCATTTTTCCGTCCAAGAAGCCCAACTTTCGTCGAGCGAGATTTGGGAATCCAAACGACCGCTCGGCGACGCTCCCGCGATCGCCACGGAATCAGAAATTGCCGGCCGAACGAAAGCCGCACTGGCATCTCCACTTGATTTTCCAGCGTTGTCGGATGCGGTGGTTCCTGGCGACCGAGTCGCCTTGGCGGTGGACCCCAATGTCCCTTCGATCGACAAGGTGGTCGCCGGCGTCCTTTCTGCAATCCGGAATACCGAAGCGGGCGAGATCGACGTTGTGCTGTGGGACGAAGCAAACTCGCAAACCATCGACTCGATCAAAGCCGCCGCGCCGGGTTGCCAAGTGGTAATTCATCAATGTGACTCACGTGCCGAGCTCAGTTACCTTGCGGCCGATGCGGCGGCCGACCCCATTTATTTGAACCGTCACCTTGTCGAAGCAGACTTGGTCCTGCCGATCATCGCCGTCCGCTCAGGCGACCAATCGGAATCGGATGTTACCGGCATCTTTCCTATGTTGACCGATTCGGCGACGCGGCATCGGGCGATCAAGCAGTGCATCGACGGTGAACCGGCGCGACAAATGCAAACCGGTAATCGCATCGACAAAGAAATTCCGTGGGTGTTGGGCGTCCAACTGGTTTGTGCCGTCCGAGTGAACGACGAAGGCCAATTTCACGACGTGATCGCTGGCACGATTGAATCGATCGAACGACAGGTCGCACAAGTCGCCCCCCCGACACAAGCAGACTTGGTCATCGCTTCGCTTGACGGCAATCCTCAACAACAAACATGGGACAACGTCCTGCGTGCGTTACGGACCGCCACTCGGATCGCCGACTCGGACGCAACGATCGTTTTATGGACCGAACTGTCTACCGCGCCCGACGGCTTGCTGTTGGCGATTGATCAAGATTCGTTTGATGAAGAATCGGCACAAGCTGAATCGGACGAAGCCGCGGGACTTGACCAAGACGGGCTACCGACCTGGAACCGTTTCGGAGCCTACGCAAGATTGATCCGCCCGTTGCTCCAAAATCATCGCGTGCTCCTTTACAGTCGACTTGATTCCGAAGATGTCGAGCGAATGGGCCTTGGAGTCATCGATTCGGTCTCGCAACTCGCAACCCTTTCGCGCGGTTTCTCCAGTTGTGGAATCGTCCGATCGGCCGGTTACACGGTCTAG
- a CDS encoding NUDIX hydrolase, protein MTTAIENTFLFCPRCGASHPHPGKIPFRCPKCEFTLFFGPVAAVGGLVVDDHERLLLVRRARDPGKGLWGLPGGFVDAGETIEEALSREIDEETELQITATELLMTFPNQYNYKGVVSQVIDLFYICRVADSSKVTLEPSELDDFVWTVPGADYLDEMAFDSNRRAVQRWLEQRGTA, encoded by the coding sequence ATGACGACCGCAATCGAAAACACGTTTCTGTTTTGCCCGCGCTGTGGGGCCTCTCATCCCCACCCCGGAAAGATCCCGTTTCGCTGCCCCAAATGCGAATTTACACTGTTCTTTGGCCCCGTCGCTGCCGTCGGAGGATTGGTAGTGGATGATCACGAGCGACTACTGCTCGTTCGCCGAGCTCGCGACCCCGGAAAAGGACTATGGGGATTACCGGGCGGGTTTGTCGACGCGGGGGAAACAATCGAAGAAGCGTTGTCGCGTGAAATCGACGAGGAAACCGAACTACAAATCACGGCGACGGAACTGCTGATGACGTTCCCGAACCAATACAACTACAAAGGCGTCGTCTCGCAGGTGATTGACCTGTTCTACATTTGTCGCGTTGCCGATTCGTCCAAAGTGACACTGGAGCCGAGCGAATTGGATGATTTCGTTTGGACGGTCCCAGGAGCAGATTACCTTGACGAGATGGCATTCGATTCCAATCGACGAGCCGTCCAACGCTGGCTTGAGCAACGGGGTACGGCGTGA
- the mqnB gene encoding futalosine hydrolase, whose translation MKTLLLIPTKPERDAITATFKPRRSDWIIETLGFGVIAASVCATELLDLHQPDRVIVAGIAGLYRSDTDHKIGDAAWFDSVAIDGIGVGEAATYQAAEELGWAWFQPDAPASSSLTIPRPDFNHDHQGTTQLVTVCSASATLHEAAARRLRFPNAVGEDMESFAVAFACQRREIAVHVIRGFSNLTGDRDKSHWRIGPALHSVADRLSRLSNL comes from the coding sequence GTGAAAACGCTTTTGCTGATCCCGACTAAGCCGGAACGAGACGCCATAACCGCGACGTTCAAGCCACGACGAAGTGACTGGATCATCGAAACACTGGGTTTCGGTGTCATTGCCGCTTCGGTTTGCGCCACCGAATTGCTGGACCTGCACCAGCCCGATCGCGTCATTGTCGCCGGAATCGCAGGGCTCTATCGGTCCGATACGGATCACAAAATTGGCGATGCAGCCTGGTTTGACTCGGTTGCCATTGATGGGATAGGCGTCGGTGAAGCGGCGACCTATCAGGCCGCCGAAGAACTTGGCTGGGCTTGGTTCCAACCGGACGCACCGGCGTCATCGTCACTCACGATACCCCGTCCTGACTTCAACCATGACCATCAAGGCACCACTCAATTAGTGACCGTTTGCTCGGCGTCGGCGACGCTGCATGAAGCCGCCGCTCGCCGGTTGCGTTTTCCAAACGCCGTCGGTGAAGACATGGAATCCTTTGCGGTCGCCTTTGCCTGCCAGCGCAGAGAAATTGCGGTTCACGTGATTCGTGGGTTCTCCAACCTGACCGGTGATCGCGATAAGTCCCACTGGCGAATCGGTCCGGCGCTTCATTCAGTCGCCGATCGACTCAGTCGCCTTTCCAACCTTTGA
- a CDS encoding 1,4-dihydroxy-6-naphthoate synthase, whose product MNTPIRLGISTCPNDTFAFHAILEQKVDHRGLEFEIELLDIQQLNDRLFAGDFDVAKCSFHAALLLAEQMTVLPSGSALGFGVGPLLLSAHTGKHGPTTSPDAAPTPETPGMLTLCPGQQTTATMLLKLFYPAASKLEQVVFSDIMPKLQNATADFGVCIHEGRFTWQEQGLALVEDLGARWESETKAPLPLGGLVANKTLPSDVLRNVQATVRDSLLYARTNPDRAIPTMRKYAQEFDDDVLMKHVDLYVNDWTVDLGEVGRNALDELNRRAVTAGLIASSAPRLDILPG is encoded by the coding sequence ATGAACACACCGATTCGACTTGGAATTTCAACTTGCCCCAACGATACGTTTGCCTTTCATGCCATCTTGGAGCAAAAGGTGGATCACAGGGGACTCGAATTCGAAATCGAATTGCTCGACATTCAACAACTCAACGATCGCTTGTTTGCTGGGGATTTCGACGTTGCCAAGTGCAGCTTCCACGCGGCGTTACTGCTCGCCGAACAAATGACGGTGCTGCCGAGCGGATCGGCACTCGGGTTCGGTGTTGGCCCTTTACTTTTATCAGCTCATACGGGCAAGCACGGCCCGACGACATCGCCCGATGCGGCTCCTACACCGGAAACGCCCGGGATGCTAACGCTTTGCCCCGGACAACAGACAACGGCGACGATGCTTCTGAAGCTGTTCTACCCGGCGGCATCAAAGCTCGAGCAGGTTGTTTTTTCCGACATCATGCCGAAACTACAAAACGCGACGGCCGACTTCGGAGTCTGCATTCACGAGGGCAGATTCACCTGGCAGGAACAGGGCCTCGCGCTCGTCGAAGATCTAGGCGCCCGCTGGGAGTCTGAAACCAAGGCCCCCTTGCCGCTCGGCGGATTGGTCGCGAACAAGACGCTTCCATCGGACGTTTTACGAAACGTTCAAGCAACGGTTCGAGATTCGTTGCTGTACGCCCGCACAAATCCGGATCGTGCCATTCCGACGATGCGAAAGTACGCCCAGGAATTCGATGATGACGTACTGATGAAACACGTGGATCTGTACGTCAACGACTGGACGGTCGACCTGGGAGAAGTTGGCCGCAATGCCCTGGATGAATTGAATCGACGTGCCGTCACCGCCGGCCTGATCGCCTCATCGGCACCACGTTTGGACATCCTGCCCGGTTGA
- a CDS encoding low molecular weight protein-tyrosine-phosphatase has protein sequence MSKSVLFVCMGNICRSPAAEAVMKRFAEEFGADVSVDSAGTHGYHVGERADARMRAAAETRGYELTSIARKVDKADLKPGKFDLVLAMDNENYHELVNLAGQPSDHIRVFSDYLDDTWPNDVPDPYYGEDEGFTEVLDMLEEGCPAILQTLTGEELFDDGF, from the coding sequence ATGTCCAAAAGCGTGCTATTTGTCTGCATGGGAAATATTTGCCGTTCCCCTGCAGCAGAAGCGGTGATGAAACGGTTTGCCGAGGAATTCGGCGCCGACGTGTCCGTCGATTCCGCCGGCACCCATGGATACCACGTTGGGGAACGGGCGGACGCGCGAATGCGTGCTGCCGCCGAAACACGCGGCTATGAATTGACCAGCATTGCCCGCAAAGTCGACAAGGCCGATCTCAAACCCGGCAAGTTCGACCTCGTGTTGGCGATGGACAATGAGAATTATCACGAACTAGTCAATCTGGCCGGTCAACCGAGTGACCACATTCGCGTGTTCAGCGATTACCTAGACGACACGTGGCCCAACGACGTTCCCGATCCATACTACGGCGAGGACGAAGGATTCACCGAAGTTCTCGATATGCTCGAAGAAGGCTGCCCCGCGATTTTGCAAACGCTAACGGGAGAAGAACTGTTTGACGACGGCTTTTAG